From the Nitrospinota bacterium genome, the window TGGTTAAGAATAAAGGGAGCAACGGATTGCAAATGGGGATGACCCTTCATATCCTTTATAACCTTTTGATAATCATCCATGAGAAGGGATCTTCTATCCATTATCCTTATATGGGCATGTGTCCCTAATATCTTGTCTCTTAAGACATCAGCAAATCCATTCATCACCCCTATGACAACAATCAAGGCCATAACCCCAACCAATACGCCCAAGATAGAAATCCATGTAATTAAAGATACAAAAAGCTGTTTTCTTTTTGATCTTAAATATCTTAATCCTATGTATATTTCAAAAGCCATAACCTTAATAACTTTTTAGTCCTTTAACTGAGGAAATAAGATGACATCTCTAATAGATGTAGAACCTGTCATTATCATTACAAGCCTATCAATACCAATGCCTTCTCCTGCTGTTGGAGGCATGCCATACTCTAACGCTCTGATATAATCTTTATCTATAGAGATCATTTCATCTTCTCCGTCAGTTGATTTACGTAGTTGTTCTTTAAATCTCTGTTCCTGGTCTAAGGGATCATTTAACTCGGTATAGGCATTTCCAATCTCTTTTCCCCCTATAAATATTTCAAACCTCTCTACTAACTCAGGATTATCCTCCTTCTTTTTAGCTAGTGGAGATATTTCAATGGGATAATCTGTAATAAAAGTCGGTTGGATTAATTTTGGTTCAACCACTCTCTCAAATATCTCATTTAAAAGCTTAGCATGGCTCTCTTTACCTGATTGAGGTATCTGTAAGTCATGAGCATATTTCTTTGATTCATTCTTATCCTCTATGATTTTTGGGTTTATACCACCAATTTTAATCATAGACTCTTTTAAGGTATATCTTCTCCAAGAACCAGATAAATCGATCTCTTCACCATTATAATTTATATGGGTCGTACCCAAAACTTCCTTGGCAATAAAGGCTATCATCTTCTCTGTAATATCCATAAGATCATTATAATCTGCATAAGCCATATAGAACTCTAGCATTGTAAATTCTGGGTTGTGCTCTGAAGATATTCCCTCGTTTCTAAAGCTTTTATTAATCTCATAGACTCTTTCAAGTCCTCCAACAATTAGTCTTTTTAAGTAAAGTTCTGGAGCAATCCTCAAATAAAGGGTCATATTGAGTGTATTATGATGTGTAACAAAAGGTTTTGCTGCTGCCCCACCTGGAATGGGTTGCATCATAGGTGTCTCAACCTCTAAAAATTTCATGCTATTAAGAAAATTTCTTATCTTTTCAATAATCCTGCTTCGGAGAACAAAAATCTTCTTAACTTCCTCATTAGCTATGAGATCAAGATACCTCTGACGATATCTGATTTCAATGTCTCTCAATCCATGCCATTTTTCAGGGAGAGGCCTTAATGATTTGCTAAGGAGTTTAAAATCCTTAACCCATAAGGTTAATTCTCCTGTCTTTGTTTTAAAGACCTTTCCACTTGTACCAATAAAGTCCCCTATATCAAATTTGAGAAAAAGTTCAAATAGGTTATTTTCAAACTCATCTTTTCTTAGATATAACTGAATCTTTCCTGTAAAATCTTTTATATGACAAAATATTACCTTGCCGTGTTTTCTTTTTGTTATTAAACGACCAGCAATAGTAAATACCTCAGAAACATCATTTAGCCTTTCGTTATCAAAATCAGAATATCTTTCTAAAATAGACTGAATAAAATGGATTACCTTAAATCGATTAATATAAGGATTGATACCGGCATCCTTTATCTCTTTCAACTTTTCTCTTCTTTGAGAAAATAAATCCTTTACCTCATCCACGATAAGATCTCTACCTTTCTCGTATATACGATTGTTCTTAGGACTAATATTTCGTCAGTATAGCTAAGAGTACCATTTATCGTCAAGTAAAAAGGCTTTAAAGCCTATCTCCTTCTATTGTGAAATAAATATCCCTCTATGAATTGATTAATATCACCGTCTAAAACAGAATTAACATTTCCCACTTCAATATTTGTTCTGTGATCTTTAACTATGGTGTATGGATGGAGAATATATGATCTAATTTGGCTTCCCCACGCAATCTCTTTTTTCTCTTTATGTATCTCTTCCATTTTTTCCTTTTGTTTTTGTTTTTCTAACTCGTATAATCTTGACCGTAAGACCTTCATAGCCATAGCCTTATTTTTATGCTGTGATCTCTCATTTTGACACTGCACAACTATCTTGGTCGGTAAGTGAGTAATTCTAACAGCTGAATCGGTTACATTTACATGTTGTCCCCCTGCACCACTAGACCGATAGGTATCTATCTTCAAGTCTGATTCTTTTATTTGAACCTGAATATCATCCACAATCTCAGGAATAACAAATACTGAAACAAAAGAGGTGTGTCGCCTCCTCCCTGTATCAAAAGGAGAGATACGGATCAATCTATGGACTCCACTTTCACCTTTAAGATAACCATAAGCATATTCCCCTGAGATCAAACAAGTAACACTTTTTATCCCAGCTTCATCCCCAGGTTGATAATCGATGATATCTGTTCTAAATCCTTTGTTTTCTG encodes:
- the lysS gene encoding lysine--tRNA ligase, whose amino-acid sequence is MDEVKDLFSQRREKLKEIKDAGINPYINRFKVIHFIQSILERYSDFDNERLNDVSEVFTIAGRLITKRKHGKVIFCHIKDFTGKIQLYLRKDEFENNLFELFLKFDIGDFIGTSGKVFKTKTGELTLWVKDFKLLSKSLRPLPEKWHGLRDIEIRYRQRYLDLIANEEVKKIFVLRSRIIEKIRNFLNSMKFLEVETPMMQPIPGGAAAKPFVTHHNTLNMTLYLRIAPELYLKRLIVGGLERVYEINKSFRNEGISSEHNPEFTMLEFYMAYADYNDLMDITEKMIAFIAKEVLGTTHINYNGEEIDLSGSWRRYTLKESMIKIGGINPKIIEDKNESKKYAHDLQIPQSGKESHAKLLNEIFERVVEPKLIQPTFITDYPIEISPLAKKKEDNPELVERFEIFIGGKEIGNAYTELNDPLDQEQRFKEQLRKSTDGEDEMISIDKDYIRALEYGMPPTAGEGIGIDRLVMIMTGSTSIRDVILFPQLKD
- the prfB gene encoding peptide chain release factor 2 (programmed frameshift) is translated as MFNEFKKDFLNLKERFNTIRGYLDLDSKEKRVKDIEKEILKDEFWEDNEAAQKILKERSQLNELINIFQTLKDEIEEQELLLELAQEESEDKSLLETIQKGLNNFKKKIREEEYKIVLSGEHDIDNAIISLHPGAGGTESQDWAEMLLRMYLRWAENKGFRTDIIDYQPGDEAGIKSVTCLISGEYAYGYLKGESGVHRLIRISPFDTGRRRHTSFVSVFVIPEIVDDIQVQIKESDLKIDTYRSSGAGGQHVNVTDSAVRITHLPTKIVVQCQNERSQHKNKAMAMKVLRSRLYELEKQKQKEKMEEIHKEKKEIAWGSQIRSYILHPYTIVKDHRTNIEVGNVNSVLDGDINQFIEGYLFHNRRR